A single region of the Zootoca vivipara chromosome 2, rZooViv1.1, whole genome shotgun sequence genome encodes:
- the LOC118080904 gene encoding zinc finger protein 154-like isoform X1, with the protein MAAAAGILAGTVRVELQERLASLMQQREVAKADEKKIKELLKRIEAEKQKIIQEWKQLWEFLKEQEQLLLSWLEMLGWKIAQKREESLSKLCLEITLLEDLLGRKGAEKEEPNRLWQGFRSTGNSMEDGASPKAELDLEELGQRVNCFSEKKDTLQEVMLRFKETLRMKLEGDTGFRIISTFQSRATPPRGNQPVEILRGGLRAAEGTQGLLVLDQVPEHHSIERWTSKEPRKGPLIRGLEEHKEVGNGMQSEDEIKVFQQEEQTQREQNVTAPGECHRVVLKNVKSEEPIGTECRFGNNLPGFQGHPSHQETGGLQALLEKKPHECPACEKSFRRFSTLVTHQRIHTGERPYECRQCGKSFSQSSNLFRHQKIHTGERLHSCPECGKRFCFASDVAKHQKVHRAGRSLTCPVCGKGFRGCTALARHQRTHSSARPYECPDCGKGFRFNCFLLAHRRTHTGEKPHRCASCGKSFSSHSALFAHRRVHTDEKPFKCPDCGKGFGQNSTLKTHRRVHTNEKPYRCSDCGKGFSQHSTLLKHRIIHTGHKPYPCAECGKSFNRSSALLAHKRIHTGEKPFECPDCGKSFTQNGHLIRHWTVHTKDAGAH; encoded by the exons ATGGCCGCCGCAGCCGGGATCCTGGCCGGGACCGTCAGA GTGGAACTGCAAGAGCGCCTGGCTTCTCTAATGCAGCAGAGGGAAGTGGCGAAAGCAGATGAGAAGAAAATCAAGGAGCTGCTG AAACGGATCGAAGCAGAGAAGCAGAAAATCATCCAGGAATGGAAACAGCTCTGGGAGTTTCTTAAAGAGCAAGAGCAGCTTCTGCTGAGTTGGCTGGAGATGCTGGGCTGGAAGATTGCACAGAAAAGGGAGGAGAGCCTCTCCAAGCTCTGCCTGGAGATTACCCTGCTTGAGGATTTGCTCGGCAGAAAGGGAGCGGAGAAAGAGGAGCCAAATCGTCTCTGGCAG GGCTTCAGAAGCACAGGGAACAG TATGGAAGATGGCGCATCACCAAAAGCGGAACTCGACTTGGAGGAGCTCGGACAGAGAGTCAACTGTTTCTCTGAGAAAAAGGACACCCTGCAGGAAGTGATGCTGCGGTTCAAAG AGACTTTACGGATGAAGCTGGAGGGTGACACAG GCTTCAGAATAATATCCACCTTTCAGTCCAGAGCAACGCCTCCTCGCGGCAATCAGCCAGTGGAGATTCTCAGAGGAGGTTTACGTGCAGCCGAAGGAACTCAG GGTCTTCTGGTCTTGGATCAGGTACCTGAACACCATAGCATCGAACGGTGGACTTCCAAGGAACCCAGGAAGGGACCGTTGATCAGAGGCCTAGAGGAACACAAGGAAG TAGGGAACGGAATGCAAAGCGAGGACGAGATCAAGGTCTTTCAGCAGGAGGAGCAGACACAAAGGGAGCAGAACGTGACTGCTCCAGGCGAATGCCACAGGGTCGTTCTGAAGAATGTCAAAAGCGAAGAGCCAATCGGAACTGAGTGCAGGTTTGGGAATAACCTGCCGGGATTCCAAGGCCATCCAAGCCACCAGGAAACCGGAGGACTCCAAGCCCTGCTGGAGAAGAAGCCCCACGAGTGCCCGGCCTGCGAGAAAAGCTTTCGCCGCTTTTCCACTCTTGTTACCCACCAGCGCATCCACACCGGGGAGAGGCCTTACGAGTGCCGccagtgcgggaagagcttcagccagagctccAACCTTTTCCGGCACCAGAAAATCCACACGGGCGAGAGGCTGCACAGCTGCCCCGAGTGCGGGAAGCGCTTCTGCTTCGCCTCGGACGTTGCCAAACACCAGAAAGTCCACCGGGCGGGGAGATCCCTGACGTGCCCCGTGTGCGGGAAAGGTTTCAGAGGCTGCACGGCCCTCGCCCGTCACCAGCGTACTCACTCGAGCGCCAGGCCCTATGAGTGCCCCGACTGCGGCAAAGGGTTCCGGTTTAATTGCTTCCTCCTGGCTCACCGGAGGacgcacaccggggagaagccgcACAGGTGTGCCTcgtgcgggaaaagcttcagctCGCACTCGGCCCTCTTTGCTCACCGCCGAGTCCATACGGATGAGAAGCCCTTTAAGTGTCCGGATTGCGGGAAGGGCTTTGGCCAGAATTCAACCCTCAAGACGCACCGGAGAGTTCATACAAACGAGAAGCCCTACCGGTGCTCAGACTGCGGGAAAGGCTTCAGCCAGCACTCCACCCTTCTGAAACACCGGATAATCCACACCGGGCATAAGCCTTACCCGTGTGCCGAATGTGGCAAGAGCTTCAATCGCAGCTCCGCCCTTTTGGCCCACAAAAggatccatacaggggagaagccgtttGAATGCCCtgactgtgggaaaagcttcactcAAAACGGCCATCTGATTCGACACTGGACGGTCCACACCAAAGATGCAGGAGCCCACTAA
- the LOC118080904 gene encoding zinc finger protein 436-like isoform X2, producing MAAAAGILAGTVRVELQERLASLMQQREVAKADEKKIKELLKRIEAEKQKIIQEWKQLWEFLKEQEQLLLSWLEMLGWKIAQKREESLSKLCLEITLLEDLLGRKGAEKEEPNRLWQGFRSTGNSMEDGASPKAELDLEELGQRVNCFSEKKDTLQEVMLRFKETLRMKLEGDTGFRIISTFQSRATPPRGNQPVEILRGGLRAAEGTQGLLVLDQVPEHHSIERWTSKEPRKGPLIRGLEEHKEGNGMQSEDEIKVFQQEEQTQREQNVTAPGECHRVVLKNVKSEEPIGTECRFGNNLPGFQGHPSHQETGGLQALLEKKPHECPACEKSFRRFSTLVTHQRIHTGERPYECRQCGKSFSQSSNLFRHQKIHTGERLHSCPECGKRFCFASDVAKHQKVHRAGRSLTCPVCGKGFRGCTALARHQRTHSSARPYECPDCGKGFRFNCFLLAHRRTHTGEKPHRCASCGKSFSSHSALFAHRRVHTDEKPFKCPDCGKGFGQNSTLKTHRRVHTNEKPYRCSDCGKGFSQHSTLLKHRIIHTGHKPYPCAECGKSFNRSSALLAHKRIHTGEKPFECPDCGKSFTQNGHLIRHWTVHTKDAGAH from the exons ATGGCCGCCGCAGCCGGGATCCTGGCCGGGACCGTCAGA GTGGAACTGCAAGAGCGCCTGGCTTCTCTAATGCAGCAGAGGGAAGTGGCGAAAGCAGATGAGAAGAAAATCAAGGAGCTGCTG AAACGGATCGAAGCAGAGAAGCAGAAAATCATCCAGGAATGGAAACAGCTCTGGGAGTTTCTTAAAGAGCAAGAGCAGCTTCTGCTGAGTTGGCTGGAGATGCTGGGCTGGAAGATTGCACAGAAAAGGGAGGAGAGCCTCTCCAAGCTCTGCCTGGAGATTACCCTGCTTGAGGATTTGCTCGGCAGAAAGGGAGCGGAGAAAGAGGAGCCAAATCGTCTCTGGCAG GGCTTCAGAAGCACAGGGAACAG TATGGAAGATGGCGCATCACCAAAAGCGGAACTCGACTTGGAGGAGCTCGGACAGAGAGTCAACTGTTTCTCTGAGAAAAAGGACACCCTGCAGGAAGTGATGCTGCGGTTCAAAG AGACTTTACGGATGAAGCTGGAGGGTGACACAG GCTTCAGAATAATATCCACCTTTCAGTCCAGAGCAACGCCTCCTCGCGGCAATCAGCCAGTGGAGATTCTCAGAGGAGGTTTACGTGCAGCCGAAGGAACTCAG GGTCTTCTGGTCTTGGATCAGGTACCTGAACACCATAGCATCGAACGGTGGACTTCCAAGGAACCCAGGAAGGGACCGTTGATCAGAGGCCTAGAGGAACACAAGGAAG GGAACGGAATGCAAAGCGAGGACGAGATCAAGGTCTTTCAGCAGGAGGAGCAGACACAAAGGGAGCAGAACGTGACTGCTCCAGGCGAATGCCACAGGGTCGTTCTGAAGAATGTCAAAAGCGAAGAGCCAATCGGAACTGAGTGCAGGTTTGGGAATAACCTGCCGGGATTCCAAGGCCATCCAAGCCACCAGGAAACCGGAGGACTCCAAGCCCTGCTGGAGAAGAAGCCCCACGAGTGCCCGGCCTGCGAGAAAAGCTTTCGCCGCTTTTCCACTCTTGTTACCCACCAGCGCATCCACACCGGGGAGAGGCCTTACGAGTGCCGccagtgcgggaagagcttcagccagagctccAACCTTTTCCGGCACCAGAAAATCCACACGGGCGAGAGGCTGCACAGCTGCCCCGAGTGCGGGAAGCGCTTCTGCTTCGCCTCGGACGTTGCCAAACACCAGAAAGTCCACCGGGCGGGGAGATCCCTGACGTGCCCCGTGTGCGGGAAAGGTTTCAGAGGCTGCACGGCCCTCGCCCGTCACCAGCGTACTCACTCGAGCGCCAGGCCCTATGAGTGCCCCGACTGCGGCAAAGGGTTCCGGTTTAATTGCTTCCTCCTGGCTCACCGGAGGacgcacaccggggagaagccgcACAGGTGTGCCTcgtgcgggaaaagcttcagctCGCACTCGGCCCTCTTTGCTCACCGCCGAGTCCATACGGATGAGAAGCCCTTTAAGTGTCCGGATTGCGGGAAGGGCTTTGGCCAGAATTCAACCCTCAAGACGCACCGGAGAGTTCATACAAACGAGAAGCCCTACCGGTGCTCAGACTGCGGGAAAGGCTTCAGCCAGCACTCCACCCTTCTGAAACACCGGATAATCCACACCGGGCATAAGCCTTACCCGTGTGCCGAATGTGGCAAGAGCTTCAATCGCAGCTCCGCCCTTTTGGCCCACAAAAggatccatacaggggagaagccgtttGAATGCCCtgactgtgggaaaagcttcactcAAAACGGCCATCTGATTCGACACTGGACGGTCCACACCAAAGATGCAGGAGCCCACTAA
- the LOC118080078 gene encoding kyphoscoliosis peptidase-like — protein MTENKDQRCLKDKIYYPWDKSSLKSIPMDLTQFKELDDHASKVDIRNNVKKLVNVLLQKAHSDLEKVRAIWMWTCHHIEYDVDGYHNKVPSEATDALQSGKSACGGYAGLFEEMCSLAGIQCKRLSGFAKGFQYKPGKVFEGKTNHVWNAVYLDGRWHLLDNTWGSGCVDDSCSKFTFRYNEFYFLTHPALFINDHFPEDHSWQLLKRTLSLQQFERNVWYKSAFYSVGLTGTSTATSVIETENGKATVFIESRSPTLFLCKLNGANEHCFMNLQRNGMTLDVYPQEVGTHSLDIFAKPSRSKEENYSHVVEYSLMCRSVDKSFCLPKTIIQPVGPSWQSEEKGILGASPASPIVHTDDGRCVVTFTRSRDLDLFATLDCDAGSMSEDLRRRHIWTTCQDAHVELKIQLPHAGAFALHIWAKKASDPGNSRCALSYLLSCPNKSVLWPVFPQSYTNWEDAFELVAPVAGVLPANRDVTFKLKLPGVDEVSVECGNSRQLTLSEDGFWEGTCSTSDGPRVTVMISKNGSHSFWALLEYKVESH, from the exons ATGACGGAGAACAAGGATCAACGCTGTCTCAAAGACAAGATCT ATTACCCGTGGGATAAATCCAGCCTGAAGTCAATACCAATGGACTTGACGCAGTTTAAGGAACTGGATGACCATGCATCAAAG GTGGATATCAGGAACAACGTGAAAAAACTGGTGAATGTCTTGCTCCAAAAAGCTCACAGTGACCTGGAGAAAGTCCGAGCCATTTGGATGTGGACGTGCCATCATATAG AATACGATGTGGACGGATACCATAACAAGGTGCCTTCTGAGGCAACTGATGCCCTTCAGTCGGGAAAAAGCGCTTGTGGGGGATATGCTGGCCTCTTCGAAGAAATGTGCAG tCTTGCAGGGATACAATGCAAGCGGTTGTCCGGCTTCGCCAAAGGGTTCCAATACAAACCAGGAAAAGTATTTGAGGGGAAGACTAATCATGTCTGGAATGCGGTTTATCTTGATGGAAGGTGGCATCTTTTAGACAACACCTGGGGCAGCGGCTGCGTGGATGACTCTTGTAGTAAGTTCACTTTCAG GTACAATGAGTTTTACTTCCTTACCCACCCTGCTCTGTTTATTAATGATCACTTCCCAGAAGACCACAGCTGGCAGCTTCTGAAACGGACATTATCACTGCAGCAATTTGAACGTAATGTGTGGTATAAGTCTGCCTTTTATTCAGTAGGGCTGACAGGGACATCCACGGCAACATCAGTCATCGAAACAG AAAACGGCAAGGCAACTGTTTTTATTGAGAGTCGTTCTCCGACCCTCTTCCTTTGCAAGCTCAACGGGGCAAACGAACACTGCTTCATGAACCTGCAGAGGAACGGGATGACCCTGGATGTGTATCCCCAAGAGGTGGGGACTCATAGCTTGGACATCTTCGCCAAACCTTCCAGGAGCAAGGAGGAGAACTACAGCCACGTGGTAGAATACTCCCTGATGTGCCGATCTGTGGACAAGAGCTTCTGCTTGCCCAAAACGATCATCCAGCCTGTGGGGCCCAGCTGGCAATCGGAGGAGAAGGGGATCCTGGGAGCCTCGCCTGCCAGTCCGATCGTCCACACGGATGACGGACGCTGCGTTGTCACCTTCACTCGAAGTAGGGACCTGGATCTCTTTGCCACCCTGGACTGTGATGCCGGCAGCATGTCGGAGGACCTGCGGAGGCGTCACATCTGGACAACATGCCAAGATGCCCATGTTGAGTTGAAGATACAGCTCCCTCACGCAGGGGCCTTTGCTCTTCACATCTGGGCAAAGAAAGCATCCGATCCGGGCAACAGTCGCTGCGccctcagctacctcctctcctgCCCAAACAAGAGTGTGTTGTGGCCGGTTTTCCCACAGAGTTATACGAACTGGGAGGATGCTTTTGAGCTGGTGGCACCTGTCGCCGGGGTCCTGCCGGCCAACCGCGATGTGACATTTAAGCTCAAGCTGCCTGGAGTAGATGAGGTGTCTGTCGAATGCGGAAATTCTCGCCAATTGACTCTTAGTGAAGACGGTTTCTGGGAGGGAACATGCAGCACCTCGGATGGTCCCAGGGTGACAGTGATGATATCCAAAAATGGCAGTCACTCCTTCTGGGCCCTGCTGGAGTACAAAGTGGAAAGTCACTAG